A stretch of the Candidatus Edwardsbacteria bacterium genome encodes the following:
- a CDS encoding FAD-dependent oxidoreductase, which produces MTNTDFLIIGGGPAGLMAALSASEFGLEPLIIDENQSIGGQLIKQTHMFFGSKAERAGTRGFEIGLELEQEIGKRNISIERQASAVGYYPDGTLAVQQNEKVTPLKPKAILVATGASENFVSFSGSDLPGVYGAGAVQTLMNVYGIKPGHSVLMVGSGNIGLIVSYQLMQAGVEVKAVIEGLPKIGGYLVHASKIARAGVPILTRHTILNAFGEEQVSGAVISKIDDKWQTIEGTQQTLEVDTICLAVGLSPLTELLWQAGCQMNYIPELGGQVAWHDDLMMTTAPGIFTAGDVSGIEEASTAMLEGELAGLGAVKFLRGGSKELQCRIDDTTCRLAGLRAGPFGQKAREGKCKLAECRR; this is translated from the coding sequence ATGACAAATACCGACTTTCTAATCATCGGGGGAGGCCCGGCCGGGCTGATGGCGGCGCTGTCGGCCTCGGAGTTCGGCCTGGAGCCGCTGATAATTGACGAGAACCAAAGCATCGGGGGCCAGCTGATAAAGCAGACCCACATGTTCTTTGGTTCCAAGGCCGAGAGAGCTGGGACCAGGGGTTTTGAGATAGGTCTGGAGCTGGAGCAGGAGATAGGGAAGCGCAACATCAGTATCGAGCGCCAGGCCTCGGCGGTGGGATATTATCCCGACGGAACGTTGGCGGTGCAGCAGAATGAAAAAGTGACCCCGCTTAAACCCAAGGCCATTCTGGTGGCCACCGGAGCCTCGGAGAATTTTGTTTCCTTTTCCGGCAGCGACCTACCCGGTGTATATGGAGCCGGAGCAGTGCAGACTTTGATGAACGTTTACGGCATCAAGCCGGGCCACAGCGTGCTGATGGTGGGCTCGGGCAACATCGGGCTGATAGTATCCTACCAGCTGATGCAGGCCGGGGTCGAAGTCAAGGCCGTCATCGAGGGCCTGCCCAAGATCGGGGGCTACCTGGTGCATGCCTCAAAGATAGCCCGGGCGGGGGTGCCAATTTTAACCCGTCACACCATCCTCAACGCATTTGGGGAGGAACAGGTCAGCGGTGCGGTGATATCAAAAATTGACGATAAATGGCAGACCATAGAGGGTACCCAGCAGACACTGGAGGTGGACACCATCTGCCTGGCGGTGGGGCTTTCCCCATTGACCGAACTTTTATGGCAGGCCGGCTGCCAGATGAACTACATTCCGGAGCTGGGCGGCCAGGTGGCCTGGCATGATGATCTGATGATGACCACTGCCCCGGGGATATTCACCGCCGGCGACGTCAGTGGGATCGAAGAGGCCTCCACCGCCATGCTGGAGGGTGAGCTGGCCGGATTGGGTGCGGTCAAATTTCTCAGGGGCGGGTCAAAAGAATTGCAATGTCGGATAGATGATACTACTTGCCGTTTGGCAGGTCTCCGGGCCGGCCCGTTCGGGCAGAAGGCCAGGGAGGGGAAGTGCAAGCTGGCGGAGTGCAGACGATAA
- a CDS encoding 4Fe-4S binding protein, producing MLSEKLTTCGIADATDIKTSWPSEERLKKGPVVIVECFQEIPCNPCETSCPRNAIIVGENINDLPRVDHNKCNGCTVCVSRCPGLAIFVIDVNFSEKESLVTMPYEFLPLPEKGDMVDGLDREGKTCCRAKVVKVVNTKAQGKTPLVTLAIPRGMEMSTRFFKLVS from the coding sequence ATGCTCAGCGAAAAATTAACAACCTGCGGAATCGCCGATGCCACCGATATCAAAACCTCCTGGCCGTCGGAAGAGCGGCTGAAAAAAGGCCCGGTGGTCATCGTGGAATGCTTCCAGGAGATCCCCTGCAACCCCTGCGAGACCAGCTGTCCCCGCAACGCCATTATAGTGGGGGAGAATATCAACGACCTGCCCCGGGTGGATCACAACAAGTGCAACGGCTGTACCGTCTGCGTCTCCCGCTGTCCGGGCTTGGCCATTTTTGTGATTGACGTCAATTTCTCGGAAAAGGAAAGCTTGGTAACCATGCCTTATGAGTTTCTGCCCCTGCCGGAGAAAGGCGATATGGTCGATGGCCTGGACCGTGAAGGCAAAACATGCTGCCGGGCTAAGGTGGTCAAAGTGGTTAACACCAAGGCCCAGGGCAAGACCCCGCTGGTGACCCTGGCCATACCCAGAGGAATGGAAATGTCAACCCGGTTTTTCAAGCTGGTTTCCTGA
- a CDS encoding fibronectin type III domain-containing protein yields MTKIKSAVLLMLFLLPALAPALEPPTDIKLTDAPNDDGSTVIMKWQPSPSENEPGFMGYNIERSVLPNDSFQMIAWVPKGYVEHQDNSVEVMGKNYYYKVVAVNESGDSAVSAVAGPIATTQDWFNTGKLNTLFGTFLFIAITLLYIYWARKGKLFIRRIAGLDAVEEAIGRATEMGRPILYCNGIGWIDSISTVAALNILGQVAKKTAEYDTPLTVPTADPVVHAVAREMVKEGYKSAGRPDLFKEDSVYFITSDQMGYAAALAGIMVRERPATNFFMGYYAAESLVLAESGAATGAIQIAGTDQISQLPFFITACDYTLIGEELYAASAYLSKEPLLVGSLKGQDACKLVIILFVLLGTLTALIFRSDLIYNLFRIH; encoded by the coding sequence ATGACCAAGATCAAATCCGCAGTTCTGCTGATGTTGTTCCTGCTTCCGGCCCTGGCCCCGGCCCTGGAGCCGCCCACCGATATCAAGCTGACTGACGCTCCCAATGACGACGGCTCCACCGTCATCATGAAATGGCAACCATCACCCTCGGAAAATGAGCCCGGCTTCATGGGCTACAATATCGAGAGGTCCGTGCTGCCCAACGACTCGTTCCAGATGATCGCCTGGGTTCCCAAGGGATACGTCGAGCACCAGGACAATTCGGTCGAGGTTATGGGTAAAAATTATTATTATAAGGTGGTGGCCGTCAACGAGAGCGGCGACAGCGCTGTCAGCGCCGTAGCCGGGCCGATAGCCACCACCCAGGACTGGTTCAATACCGGCAAGCTGAACACCCTTTTCGGCACCTTCCTTTTTATCGCCATCACCCTTTTATACATCTACTGGGCCCGCAAGGGCAAGCTGTTCATCCGGCGCATTGCCGGCCTGGATGCGGTGGAGGAGGCCATCGGCCGGGCCACCGAGATGGGCCGTCCCATCCTTTACTGCAACGGCATCGGGTGGATAGATTCCATATCCACCGTGGCTGCCCTGAACATCCTGGGTCAGGTGGCCAAGAAGACCGCCGAGTACGACACCCCGCTGACCGTTCCCACCGCCGACCCGGTGGTTCATGCGGTGGCCCGGGAGATGGTCAAGGAGGGCTATAAGAGCGCGGGCCGCCCGGATCTGTTCAAGGAGGACTCGGTATATTTTATCACCAGCGATCAGATGGGGTACGCCGCAGCCCTGGCCGGGATAATGGTCCGCGAGAGGCCGGCCACCAACTTTTTCATGGGTTACTATGCGGCCGAATCCCTGGTGCTGGCCGAGTCCGGGGCGGCCACCGGGGCCATCCAGATAGCCGGGACCGACCAGATATCCCAGCTGCCGTTCTTCATCACCGCCTGCGATTACACCCTGATCGGCGAGGAGCTGTACGCCGCCTCGGCCTACCTGTCCAAGGAGCCGCTGCTGGTGGGAAGCCTTAAGGGCCAGGACGCCTGCAAGCTGGTGATCATACTGTTCGTCCTGCTGGGCACCCTGACGGCCCTGATCTTCCGTTCCGATCTTATCTACAACCTATTCAGAATTCACTAA
- a CDS encoding fibronectin type III domain-containing protein translates to MRLKIYALLLAMAAALPCLAAPPGPEATMAAVTVAPPSDIKAADTPNDAGNAITVTWQASPDEAQKLIEGYEVLRSETPDGEFIKVGYVPYGFTSFDDQDVPANSQDYFYQVKAVGRESQALSLVSVSARSVEQWFNTMRINALISCILFTMIVMIFIGRAKSGQSLFIRRIAGLSEVEEAVGRATEMGRPILYVPGLSGISDVATIAALNILGQVAKKTAEYGTPLLVPNRDPVVFTVAQEIVKEAYNEIGRPDAYNHDSVFYLTDSQMGFASGVDGIMTREKPATNFFMGMFWAESLILAETGAATGAIQIAGTDSISQLPFFITACDYTLIGEELYAASAYLSREPMLLGTLKGQDWSKAVIVMLLIVGLAISLISPGVRQIILQMLKVG, encoded by the coding sequence ATGAGGCTTAAAATTTATGCCCTGCTGCTGGCGATGGCGGCGGCCCTGCCGTGTCTGGCAGCGCCTCCCGGGCCGGAGGCAACGATGGCGGCCGTCACCGTAGCCCCGCCGTCCGACATCAAAGCCGCCGACACCCCCAACGATGCCGGCAATGCCATTACCGTAACCTGGCAGGCGTCGCCGGACGAGGCCCAAAAGTTGATCGAGGGCTACGAGGTCCTGCGGTCCGAAACTCCGGACGGGGAATTTATCAAGGTGGGTTACGTGCCTTACGGCTTCACCAGCTTTGACGACCAGGATGTCCCGGCCAACAGCCAGGATTATTTCTACCAGGTCAAGGCGGTGGGCCGGGAGAGCCAGGCCCTGAGCTTGGTGTCTGTCTCGGCCAGGTCTGTGGAGCAATGGTTCAACACCATGCGCATCAATGCCCTGATCAGCTGCATCCTGTTCACCATGATCGTGATGATATTCATCGGCCGGGCCAAGAGCGGCCAGAGCCTTTTCATCCGCCGCATCGCCGGGCTGTCGGAGGTAGAGGAGGCGGTGGGCCGGGCCACAGAGATGGGGCGTCCCATCCTATATGTGCCGGGGCTTTCGGGTATCTCGGATGTGGCCACCATCGCCGCCCTGAACATTCTGGGCCAGGTGGCCAAGAAGACCGCTGAATACGGCACCCCGTTGCTGGTGCCCAATCGCGATCCGGTGGTATTCACCGTGGCCCAGGAGATAGTCAAGGAGGCCTACAACGAGATCGGCCGTCCCGACGCCTACAACCATGACTCGGTGTTCTACCTGACCGACAGCCAGATGGGCTTCGCCTCCGGGGTGGACGGCATCATGACCCGGGAAAAACCGGCTACCAATTTCTTCATGGGCATGTTCTGGGCGGAAAGCCTGATTCTGGCCGAGACCGGAGCAGCCACCGGGGCCATCCAAATAGCCGGCACCGACTCCATCTCCCAACTGCCGTTCTTCATCACCGCCTGCGACTATACCCTGATCGGCGAGGAACTGTACGCCGCGTCGGCTTATCTTTCCCGGGAACCAATGCTGCTGGGTACGCTAAAGGGCCAGGACTGGAGCAAGGCCGTCATTGTGATGCTGCTAATCGTCGGCCTGGCTATATCGCTGATCAGCCCCGGGGTCAGACAAATCATCCTGCAAATGCTAAAGGTAGGTTAA
- a CDS encoding (2Fe-2S)-binding protein: MANNDDKIICRCEDITESEVLEAIEKGAATADEVKRLTRAGMGHCQGRTCRRLVNQILTRKLGQNPEDQKAVTQRSPLQPISLKILADS; this comes from the coding sequence ATGGCAAATAACGACGATAAAATAATCTGCCGCTGCGAGGACATTACCGAGTCCGAGGTCCTGGAAGCAATTGAGAAAGGCGCAGCCACCGCCGACGAGGTCAAGCGCCTGACCCGGGCCGGCATGGGCCATTGCCAGGGAAGAACCTGCCGCCGGCTGGTCAACCAGATCCTGACCCGGAAGCTGGGCCAGAACCCGGAGGATCAAAAGGCGGTTACCCAGCGCTCTCCGCTGCAGCCCATCTCGCTGAAAATTCTGGCGGATTCATAA
- a CDS encoding FAD-binding oxidoreductase produces the protein MSKSADVIIIGGGIVGAATGYYLAQAGYKVRLIEKGYLCAGSTGRCIGGIRQQFTSEGSIKLMLESVRHFSNMKEELGIDVHWYPGGYLFLAHSPEKKEAFLANIAVQQSFGLKDVRWVDAYEAGQVAPGLNIDGLLGGSYCPSDGQAYPFAVVNGYAEKIKSLGGRINTFTEVTAILQGGGRVQGVKTAEGPEYHAAIVINAAGPWAKEIGMMAGISVPVEPERHEALITEGVEYLNIPMLVDYRTDGGYFQQFRHNGQFIGCYSPVPSVPGHSTDSTHEFLHEMPKRMLKLVPALAPVKVIRQWSGSYENTPDGNPILDRSPLEGFYVIAGMCGHGFMLGPAIGRMAADFIKKGAKEPPIAEFALERDYSSQEAMK, from the coding sequence ATGTCCAAAAGCGCCGACGTCATAATCATCGGTGGCGGTATCGTCGGAGCGGCCACCGGGTACTATCTGGCCCAGGCAGGATATAAGGTCCGGCTGATCGAGAAGGGCTATCTGTGCGCCGGCTCCACCGGGCGCTGCATTGGCGGCATCCGCCAGCAGTTCACCTCCGAGGGATCCATCAAGCTGATGCTGGAGAGCGTAAGGCATTTCAGCAACATGAAAGAGGAATTGGGTATCGATGTCCACTGGTATCCCGGCGGGTATCTGTTCCTGGCCCACAGCCCGGAGAAGAAGGAAGCCTTTTTGGCTAATATCGCCGTTCAGCAGAGCTTCGGTCTGAAGGACGTCCGCTGGGTGGATGCTTACGAAGCCGGGCAGGTTGCCCCGGGGCTGAATATCGACGGCCTGCTGGGCGGCTCCTACTGTCCGTCCGATGGACAGGCCTATCCCTTTGCCGTGGTCAATGGCTACGCCGAAAAGATCAAATCACTGGGTGGCCGGATAAACACCTTTACCGAGGTGACCGCCATATTGCAGGGCGGAGGCCGGGTCCAGGGTGTTAAAACCGCCGAGGGGCCTGAATATCATGCCGCTATCGTCATCAACGCCGCCGGGCCCTGGGCCAAGGAGATCGGGATGATGGCTGGTATCAGTGTGCCGGTGGAGCCGGAGCGGCATGAGGCCCTGATAACCGAGGGGGTGGAGTATCTGAACATCCCCATGCTGGTTGATTACCGGACTGACGGAGGCTATTTCCAGCAGTTCCGCCACAACGGACAGTTCATCGGCTGCTACTCGCCGGTTCCCAGTGTGCCCGGGCATTCCACCGATTCCACCCATGAGTTTTTGCATGAGATGCCCAAAAGAATGCTGAAGCTGGTTCCCGCCCTGGCCCCGGTCAAGGTCATCCGCCAGTGGTCGGGCAGCTATGAGAACACCCCGGACGGCAACCCCATCCTGGATAGATCGCCGCTGGAGGGTTTCTATGTCATCGCCGGTATGTGCGGGCATGGCTTCATGCTGGGTCCGGCCATCGGGCGAATGGCGGCCGATTTCATAAAGAAAGGCGCAAAAGAGCCGCCCATCGCCGAGTTCGCCCTGGAGCGCGATTATTCCAGCCAGGAGGCAATGAAATAA
- a CDS encoding helix-turn-helix domain-containing protein: MDSLIKLIGANARRIRKAKGLSQQKLGEKAGFDYRYIGFIEQARVNPTIKTLEKVASALNVTVRDLFPANSEVEANKKGVPAKISDRERITSIIMRDLNKADNAKLKQLRRIIKITVGAED; encoded by the coding sequence ATGGACTCTCTCATCAAATTAATAGGGGCCAATGCCCGCAGGATCCGCAAGGCCAAGGGTCTCTCCCAGCAAAAACTCGGAGAGAAGGCCGGATTCGATTATCGCTATATCGGCTTTATCGAACAGGCCCGGGTAAACCCCACTATCAAGACACTGGAGAAGGTGGCCTCAGCTCTGAATGTCACGGTTCGCGACCTCTTTCCGGCAAATTCGGAAGTTGAGGCGAATAAAAAAGGGGTGCCGGCCAAGATCAGCGACCGGGAGAGGATCACCTCCATCATCATGCGGGACCTGAATAAGGCGGACAATGCAAAATTAAAACAGCTGCGCCGCATCATCAAGATCACGGTCGGCGCCGAAGACTAA
- a CDS encoding Hsp20/alpha crystallin family protein, which yields MPNQPVKVMRVYRRDLSGLLNDMTDQTQPFYLVEEETLWHPSCDVYETDDELVIKLDLAGISKDDINITFVPGAIVIRGSRLDNAGEDKKRFYHKIEINQGWFEKIIPLPETISDKVKSSVYKDGMLDIRISKKKARTVEIKIE from the coding sequence ATGCCAAATCAACCGGTAAAGGTAATGCGGGTGTATCGCCGCGACCTGAGCGGTCTGTTGAATGACATGACCGACCAGACCCAGCCCTTTTATCTGGTGGAGGAGGAGACCCTCTGGCATCCCAGCTGCGACGTATACGAGACCGACGATGAACTGGTGATCAAGCTGGATTTGGCTGGCATCTCCAAGGATGACATCAATATCACCTTCGTCCCCGGAGCAATTGTGATAAGAGGTTCCCGGCTGGACAATGCCGGCGAGGATAAGAAACGCTTCTACCACAAGATAGAGATAAACCAGGGTTGGTTCGAGAAGATCATACCCCTGCCGGAGACGATTAGCGACAAGGTCAAAAGTTCGGTCTACAAGGATGGGATGCTGGATATCAGGATCTCCAAGAAAAAAGCCAGGACTGTGGAGATAAAGATTGAATGA
- the lon gene encoding endopeptidase La: MPEESKEIKIPGELPILPLKGQVVFPYLIVPLVISNEKMIKLTDETLLGNKIIGLCTQLRQDTDEPKEDEIYQVGTAALIIKMLRFPDGSIRILVQGLNRIKITKFVQNEPYFKAKVEVLKEKGRKSIEAEALMRNVVSLFQKIISLAPYLPDELQAVSLNIEDSGKMADLIASNLNLTIAERQQILETIDPKDRLQKLIPLLSKELSILELGDKIRNQVKTEMDKDQRDYFLREQMKAIQRELGEGDEHSLEVGNLRKKVEKAKLSPEALKAAHEELDRLGRMPPHAAEYTVARTYIDWLVKLPWSVSTTDSLDVVAARKILDEDHYDLEKVKDRIIEYLAVRKLKGDAKGPILCFVGPPGVGKTSLGRSIARALGRKFYRISLGGIRDEAEIRGFRRTYIGSMPGRIIQGLKHTETNNPVFMLDEVDKIGLDFRGDPAAALLEVLDPEQNFSFADHYLDVAFDLSKVMFITTANVMDPIPSALKDRMEVLELPGYIEEEKLHIALKYLVPRQIKENGLTEAHIKFSDQSISQIISQYTREAGVRNLEREIATVCRKVAKDVASGDKIKKAVTPQSLHKYLGPQKVFPEVAERTGEVGMATGLAWTPVGGEILFIEATKMLGKKGLSLTGSLGEVMKESAQAALSYIRAKSKIYKIDPRFFEKFDIHIHVPSGAIPKDGPSAGVTMATALISLLTDRPVKANLAMTGEITLRGKVMPVGGIKEKVIAAKRAGIKEIIMPEQNKKDLEEVPDHVRKNLKFHYVSNIESVAKIAFGPKIRKGR; this comes from the coding sequence ATGCCCGAAGAATCCAAAGAAATAAAAATACCGGGAGAGCTTCCCATCCTGCCGCTCAAGGGGCAGGTGGTCTTTCCGTATCTGATAGTTCCCCTGGTCATCTCCAACGAGAAGATGATCAAGCTTACCGACGAGACCCTGCTGGGAAACAAGATCATCGGCCTGTGCACCCAGCTGCGGCAGGATACCGACGAGCCCAAGGAGGACGAGATCTACCAGGTCGGCACCGCAGCCCTGATCATCAAGATGCTCCGGTTCCCGGACGGCAGCATCAGGATACTGGTGCAGGGGCTGAATCGGATCAAGATAACCAAATTCGTCCAGAACGAGCCCTATTTCAAGGCCAAGGTGGAGGTGCTGAAGGAGAAGGGCCGGAAGAGCATCGAGGCCGAGGCCCTGATGCGGAACGTGGTGTCCCTGTTCCAGAAGATCATCTCCCTGGCCCCCTACCTGCCGGACGAACTGCAGGCGGTCTCCCTGAACATCGAAGACAGCGGCAAGATGGCCGATCTGATCGCCTCCAACCTCAACCTGACCATCGCCGAGCGCCAGCAGATACTGGAGACCATTGATCCCAAGGATCGGCTGCAGAAGCTGATCCCGCTGCTCTCCAAGGAGCTCTCCATCCTGGAGCTGGGCGACAAGATCCGGAACCAGGTCAAGACCGAGATGGACAAGGACCAGCGGGACTATTTCCTGCGGGAGCAGATGAAGGCCATCCAGCGGGAGCTGGGCGAGGGCGACGAGCATTCTCTGGAGGTGGGCAACCTGCGCAAAAAGGTGGAGAAGGCAAAATTAAGCCCCGAGGCCCTGAAAGCGGCCCATGAGGAGCTGGACCGGCTGGGCCGGATGCCCCCCCACGCCGCCGAGTACACCGTGGCCCGCACCTATATCGACTGGCTGGTAAAGCTTCCCTGGAGCGTCTCCACCACCGACAGCCTGGATGTGGTGGCCGCCCGGAAGATATTAGACGAGGATCATTACGACCTGGAGAAAGTCAAGGACCGGATCATAGAGTACCTGGCGGTCCGCAAGCTAAAAGGGGACGCCAAGGGCCCCATCCTGTGCTTCGTGGGCCCTCCGGGCGTGGGCAAAACCTCGCTGGGCCGCTCCATCGCCCGGGCCCTGGGCCGGAAGTTCTACCGCATCTCGCTGGGCGGGATCCGGGATGAGGCCGAGATCCGCGGCTTCCGGCGCACCTATATCGGCTCGATGCCGGGCCGCATCATCCAGGGGCTGAAGCATACCGAGACCAATAATCCGGTGTTCATGCTGGACGAGGTGGACAAGATTGGGTTGGACTTCCGGGGAGATCCGGCGGCGGCCCTGCTGGAGGTGCTGGACCCCGAGCAGAATTTCTCCTTTGCCGACCATTACCTGGATGTGGCCTTCGATCTTTCCAAGGTGATGTTCATCACCACCGCCAATGTGATGGATCCCATCCCCTCGGCCCTCAAGGACCGGATGGAGGTGCTGGAATTGCCGGGCTACATCGAGGAGGAGAAACTGCACATTGCCCTGAAATACCTGGTTCCCCGGCAGATCAAGGAGAACGGCCTGACCGAGGCCCACATCAAATTCAGCGATCAGTCCATCAGCCAGATAATCTCCCAGTACACCCGCGAGGCCGGGGTCAGAAACTTGGAGCGGGAGATTGCCACCGTCTGCCGCAAGGTGGCTAAAGACGTGGCCTCCGGAGACAAAATCAAAAAGGCCGTCACACCCCAGAGCCTGCATAAATACCTGGGTCCCCAGAAGGTATTCCCTGAGGTGGCCGAGCGGACCGGCGAGGTGGGCATGGCCACTGGGCTGGCCTGGACCCCGGTGGGCGGGGAGATACTTTTTATCGAAGCCACCAAGATGCTTGGCAAGAAGGGCCTTAGTCTGACTGGCTCCCTGGGCGAGGTGATGAAGGAATCGGCCCAGGCCGCCCTGTCCTACATCCGGGCCAAATCCAAGATCTATAAGATAGACCCTCGTTTCTTTGAAAAGTTTGACATCCACATCCACGTGCCGTCCGGTGCCATTCCCAAGGACGGACCCTCGGCCGGGGTGACCATGGCTACCGCCCTGATATCGCTGCTGACCGACCGGCCGGTGAAGGCCAACCTGGCCATGACCGGCGAGATTACCCTGAGGGGCAAGGTGATGCCGGTGGGCGGCATCAAGGAGAAGGTGATAGCCGCCAAAAGGGCCGGCATCAAGGAGATCATCATGCCGGAGCAGAACAAGAAGGATCTGGAGGAGGTGCCGGATCATGTGCGGAAGAATCTGAAATTTCATTACGTCAGCAACATCGAGAGCGTGGCCAAAATAGCCTTCGGGCCGAAGATCCGGAAAGGCAGATGA
- a CDS encoding zinc ribbon domain-containing protein: MPIFEFECSRCNRKFEQLMRLSESKPACPDCGSNKTEKIFSTFGCKTERGFVSAGKSGGCGGCTSHNCSSCN, translated from the coding sequence ATGCCAATCTTTGAGTTTGAATGCAGCAGGTGTAATCGTAAATTTGAACAGCTGATGCGCCTCTCGGAAAGCAAACCCGCCTGCCCGGATTGCGGCAGTAACAAGACAGAAAAAATATTTTCCACATTCGGCTGCAAGACCGAGAGAGGTTTCGTTTCGGCCGGAAAGTCCGGAGGATGCGGCGGCTGTACATCTCATAACTGTTCCAGTTGTAACTAA
- a CDS encoding integration host factor subunit beta, with product MTKADLVKLVCDKTGVTQRDAKIVVDSFLDVITLTLSEGKNIEIRGFGRFKVKERKPRLARNPRRPTETVQIPARLVPIFQPSNELKAQVSKK from the coding sequence ATGACTAAGGCTGATCTGGTGAAGTTGGTTTGCGATAAAACCGGGGTTACCCAGCGGGATGCCAAGATCGTGGTCGATTCCTTTCTGGATGTCATCACCCTGACATTAAGCGAGGGCAAGAACATAGAGATCAGGGGATTCGGCCGATTCAAGGTCAAGGAGCGCAAGCCGCGTCTGGCCCGTAATCCCAGGCGCCCCACCGAGACGGTCCAGATACCTGCCAGGTTGGTCCCCATATTTCAGCCTTCCAACGAGTTGAAGGCTCAGGTCTCAAAGAAGTAA
- a CDS encoding RtcB family protein, whose amino-acid sequence MEIEQIDQYRWRIPRAGAMQVDGLLYADREMMEQARSERSLLQVSNVACLPGIVGSSLAMPDIHQGYGFPIGGVAAMTMDGVISPGGVGSDINCGVRLVRTNLLYDDVKDRVKDLVDAMFQLVPSGIGSKGAIKLSPAQERAALEKGASWAVENGYGWKGDLEFTESQGCLPGADPDKLSKRSFDRGREQLGTLGAGNHFLEIQKVVEMYDLKTAGAFGIEKDQIVVMIHSGSRGLGFQTCEDQVDIMLRAMPKYGINIPDRQLACCPIESPEGRDYLAAMACSANYAWANRQCLMHLVRQSFERVFRTSAEKLGMSLLYDVAHNIAKFETHQYNGKSIKLCVHRKGATRAFGPGHRELPERYRPYGQPVIIPGDMGRASYLLTGTERAMQETWGSTCHGAGRLMSRTQALKNTRGRSIARELGEKGIIVRSHGNDTLREEMPEAYKDVNQVVSVVHNAGISNMVAKMKPLGVVKG is encoded by the coding sequence ATGGAAATAGAACAAATAGATCAATACCGCTGGCGGATACCCCGGGCCGGGGCCATGCAGGTGGACGGTCTGTTGTACGCCGACCGGGAGATGATGGAGCAGGCCCGGAGCGAGAGATCTCTGCTGCAGGTGTCAAACGTGGCCTGTCTGCCGGGCATCGTGGGATCATCACTGGCCATGCCGGATATCCATCAGGGATACGGCTTCCCCATCGGAGGGGTGGCAGCCATGACAATGGATGGCGTCATCTCGCCGGGCGGGGTGGGGTCGGACATCAACTGCGGGGTGCGGTTGGTCAGAACCAACCTGCTGTATGACGACGTCAAGGATAGGGTCAAGGATCTGGTCGATGCGATGTTTCAACTTGTCCCTTCGGGGATCGGCTCCAAGGGGGCCATAAAATTATCTCCGGCCCAGGAAAGGGCCGCGCTGGAAAAAGGGGCATCCTGGGCGGTGGAGAACGGATACGGCTGGAAGGGCGACCTGGAGTTCACCGAATCCCAGGGCTGTCTGCCGGGGGCCGACCCCGATAAACTCTCCAAACGTTCCTTTGATCGGGGACGGGAGCAATTGGGCACCCTGGGGGCCGGCAACCATTTTTTGGAGATCCAAAAAGTGGTCGAGATGTACGACCTCAAGACCGCCGGAGCCTTCGGGATAGAAAAGGACCAGATAGTGGTGATGATCCACTCCGGTTCCCGGGGGCTGGGTTTCCAGACCTGCGAGGATCAGGTGGACATCATGCTGAGGGCCATGCCCAAATACGGCATCAATATTCCGGACCGCCAGCTGGCCTGCTGCCCCATAGAATCGCCTGAGGGCCGCGATTACCTGGCGGCCATGGCCTGCTCGGCCAACTACGCCTGGGCCAACCGCCAGTGCCTGATGCATTTGGTGCGCCAAAGTTTCGAACGGGTATTCCGGACCAGCGCTGAAAAGCTGGGGATGTCGTTGTTATATGATGTGGCCCACAATATCGCCAAGTTTGAGACCCACCAGTATAATGGAAAAAGCATCAAGCTATGCGTTCACCGCAAGGGGGCTACCAGGGCCTTCGGCCCCGGCCACCGTGAACTGCCCGAACGCTACCGCCCCTACGGCCAGCCGGTGATCATCCCCGGGGACATGGGCCGGGCTTCCTATCTTTTAACCGGAACCGAAAGAGCCATGCAGGAGACCTGGGGCTCCACTTGCCACGGGGCCGGAAGGCTTATGTCGCGCACCCAGGCCCTGAAAAATACTAGGGGCCGGTCCATCGCCCGGGAGTTGGGCGAGAAGGGCATAATCGTCCGCTCCCACGGCAACGATACCCTGCGCGAGGAGATGCCGGAGGCCTATAAGGATGTCAACCAGGTGGTGTCGGTGGTGCACAATGCCGGCATCTCGAATATGGTGGCCAAGATGAAACCGCTGGGAGTGGTAAAGGGATAA